In Balaenoptera musculus isolate JJ_BM4_2016_0621 chromosome 16, mBalMus1.pri.v3, whole genome shotgun sequence, the DNA window TTTgagttttcttcactcttttcctGTCAGTTTTCcagtaaaagttatttttaaacaattctacCCTCTGCTGCTGACTGGGGGGCAGGATGTATGTACACCTTGACCAGGTAGAGTGAGCAGACCTATAACCCTCTCCAACGCCAGCCTCTCACCGagacctcacttttctcatctgcgAAAGGGCAACAACAGGACCTGCTCATTGAACGGGCTTCAATGAGGGTTACATGCGAGAGCATTGAAGAGTGGGCCTGAGCTCAGATCCTGGCTCTGGCGGTCACCAGTTGGGCGGCCCTGAGCCAGGGTCAGCTACAAAGGCAATAAGAAGAGTTACCCACTTTATAGGGGTCTTAAGAGAAGTACATGGATTCGTATTTTCAAAGCACTTACTATGATATCTGGCATGTATTAAGCACTGATTAAATGCAGCTCAATAAAAGCAAAGCCTAAAATGCACAAACAGCACTAACTTGAGGTGGAGGCAGGGGCCGATGACCAGGGGTGTGGGGAACCCTAGGAAATCCCTGAACAGAGGCCCAGAAGGTGGTCCCATTTCCCAGCAGCCTCACCAGGGGCCCACTGGCCGGCAGCTCTGTGCCCTCGCACGGAACAGCTGGAAAGGATATAACCCTCATCCCACGCTCCACGGGGTCTGTGAGCAGGAGGCCTCGGGGGGCAAAGACCTTCTCATTTTGCTCCTGGATGTATCGGGAGATCTTCTTGAGGACCTGCAAGGAGAGGGACCGGTTGAGGATGAGGGTGGAGCACaggagccctgggggaggggatgcgGGGCCATGGGGGAAGGAGCCACCTTCTCATAGTGGGTCTCCATGCAGAGGAAGATGAAGTAGGCCGTGGCACAGGCCAGGCAGCCCTCCAGGTAGGAGCTGCCCCCAATCTTCTCCGCCTCTGCGTAGAAGCTGTTGAGGGTCTTCACAGTCTCCTCAAAGAGCTGCCGCTCGatctggagggagagagggacagggagCCAGGCCCAGGTCAGCCTCCCTGGAGGTGGCAGTGGTGGGGCCGCACCAGCGTTGGGGTTGGCGGCACACAGGCAAGACCGGCGAGGCTGCAGGTGCGCATGGAGCGCCACAAAGGGAGtcaggaggcttccctggtggcgcagtggttgagagtctgcctgccaatgcaggggacacgggttcgagccctggtctgggaggatcccacatgccgcggagcaactaggcccgtgagccacaactactgagcctgcgcgtctggagcctgtgctccgcaacaagagaggcctcgatagtgagaggcccgcgcaccgcgatgaagagtggcccccgcttgccacaactagaaaaagccctcgcacagaaacgaagacccaacacagccaaaaataataaataaataaattttaaaaaaagggagtcaggagacctggggtcCAGTCCAGACTTGGCCAtcagctagctgtgtgaccttggactgaTGACTTAACTACTCtcacctcagtttccacatctgtaaaatgggagtaagaATGACTACTTGACCTCCCTTGGAAACAGAAAACTCCCATGAAATCCAAGATGTGAACATTTTCTGCAGCGGATCAGGCAGGAATTCCAGTGActttgccacacacacacacacacacacacacacatacaccattGTGATGGCTGTGAGAGGGCTCAGGACCTGATTAGTGGGGGCTCTCCACGTTTGGAGAGCATGAGGCTGATTGGGTAAGACCTCAGGAGTGTCTTTCCAGGAGGAGGCACTTCTTCCCAGTTAAGAGGTcacccaggggacttccctggtggtgcagtggttgagaatccacctgccaatgcaggggacacgggttcgagccctggtccgggaagatcccacatgccgcggagaaactgagcccgtgtgccacaactactgagcctgcgctctagaacccacgagccacaactactgagcccatgtgccagaactactgaagccctcgtgcctagagcccgtgctccgcaacaagagaagccaccacaatgagaagcccgggcaccgcaaccaagagtagcccccgctcgctgcaactagagaaagcccacacgcatcaacgaagacccaacgcagccaaaaattaattaattaattaattaaaaaagaaaaagacaggtcACCCAGAACAGGACAGCCCCATGCATTTGGACAACTGAGAAGCTATCCTGCCTGCATCCGTAACcataatagctaatatttcttAGGCAcgttctatgtgccaggcacatatatatatgtttatatattctttcatttaaccctcataacaatCCTATCAGAGAAGTACGActcccacccccattttacaggagaagCCTGATGGAAGCTCTGCTCTATGGTCCAGACCACCATCATCTCTGACCTCTTTAAGtggtctccctgcccccagccctgccaaggGAGACTGTtaaagtcagatcatgtcataACTCTGATCAAGAGCTTCCCaagtctccccatctctctccaagTAAAATCCAAGGAGTCCTTACATGCCTGTGAGGCCCTCCAGGGCCCGGCCCTGCAACTCCTCTGAGCCCATCTCCTGTTCTCTTCACTCCGGCCACACCGACTGCCCACGGCTTCCTGAAAATGCCACAGGTCCTTTGGGCCTGTGTCCTCAGCTGCAGTACTTTTCCCCAGACACCCCCTGCCCTGGTTCTTCCCTTACTTCCCCTTAGGTCTCGCCTTATCTGACAGCACCCCACATCCTCTGCCCAGCTCCCCCTTTGTACTTGACCTCCTCTCTTATATTTCCAGTATTTGTTACCACCTACAtattttcttgttgctttttaaatttttttgtatccTCTAATAGAAAATAAGCTCCATGTGTTCACTCCTACATCTCCAGTGTCCAGTACATTGTAGGTGcctaataaatacttgctgaatgctGCGTGAACTGGGCCAAGTTTACACAGCTCTGACCCGAGTCTGTGCTCTTCACCATGCAGCCCTCCACTGGAGCCTGGAGTGGAAGGTCATGCTCCAAACTCAGTAGGTATCAGAGTGTCTCTCATCCcattttttacattctttaaGCACCCCCTTCCCCACTCACCCCCACAGGACCAGAACTGCCCATCACATAAGGTTAGGGACCTCCCATTCCTGTCTAGGACAAAAGCTCTCCCCTCAAATAGTCAGAAGCTTTGGGGTTCCCAGCCACTACTTCTATAAAGATCTGGAGTGAACATATAGAGAAAATTATGTCCATCCTGTCTGGGACCCAAGCCCTGCTGCTGTATCTCAGGGATCACCCCCGCCCCAAAGGAGAGGCATGCTAAGATGAGGAGATCTACATGGCTCCCCAAAA includes these proteins:
- the GOLGA7B gene encoding golgin subfamily A member 7B isoform X3; the protein is MATEIERQLFEETVKTLNSFYAEAEKIGGSSYLEGCLACATAYFIFLCMETHYEKVLKKISRYIQEQNEKVFAPRGLLLTDPVERGMRVISFPAVPCEGTELPASGPLIEISIYEDQCSSGSSSSGSSSGSGSSSGGAGGR
- the GOLGA7B gene encoding golgin subfamily A member 7B isoform X1, whose product is MATEVHNLQELRRSASLATKVFIQRDYSDGTICQFQTKFPPELDSRIERQLFEETVKTLNSFYAEAEKIGGSSYLEGCLACATAYFIFLCMETHYEKVLKKISRYIQEQNEKVFAPRGLLLTDPVERGMRVISFPAVPCEGTELPASGPLIEISIYEDQCSSGSSSSGSSSGSGSSSGGAGGR
- the GOLGA7B gene encoding golgin subfamily A member 7B isoform X2, yielding MATEVHNLQELRRSASLATKVFIQRDYSDGTICQFQTKFPPELDSRIERQLFEETVKTLNSFYAEAEKIGGSSYLEGCLACATAYFIFLCMETHYEKVLKKISRYIQEQNEKVFAPRGLLLTDPVERGMRVIEISIYEDQCSSGSSSSGSSSGSGSSSGGAGGR